The DNA segment tccccccccccccttcccatgcTTTTTCACGTCCCTAGAATATGCTCATAAAGCGTGTCCACTGTTTGTGCGGACAAAAAAGTACCGAACCCACCTCTCGTTCCGGCCATAAACGAGTGGAATTCTTTGCATTCCAGCATCGTGTCATCGCCGAATTTGCGGCATTTTCAGTCTACATTACTGACTTTTCTTCGCACCCAAGACACATCGTCATATTTTGTGAATCTTCATtgttttgtattttctttttgttgctgaGTGCCTAATATAATAGATTTCTCATAAAAAATATGTTATAATTTTGATCTGTGTAGGTGTGTAGTACAGTTTACCAGTGAGTAAAAAAAATGCTGTTGCACATTTGTTCTGCTCTGTTGTTTTCTATGAACCTAGAGTttcataagccccccccccccccccccgcccatgcCCTGCTGGGCCCTTAGGGtactctgaaataaataaataatttaaattAAGGAACATTCAACGTCGATGGTGAAGAATAGGAAGGAAATCGGCATATCTTTTCTTTCCTATAAATAGCCACAACTCAGCAATTCTTAATATTGTCTTCATCATAGTCGCGGAGAAAAATATCCTTAAAGACGCCTTCCCTTAAGACTTGCTATATTTTAGACATTTCATCTAGAAAGCTGTAGCTTCCTCACAACTGCGGAAATAATCTTTGCACAGCGTTTGTCATCTCAGCTTTTAGCACGCCAAGATTATACACAATGGCTTATATATAATAATTTGAAAAGTCACGGGTAAGCTGCGATACTtcattaaaaattatttctgggcgagttggtacatcctGATTATAGAAAAGATCACAGCGCTAACACATGCAACCACAGAACGAGAGACGAAACTCTAGACACAAGCGCTGTGTCTGTGTTGCGTGTGTCATTTTGTGGGCGCATTGGTCAGGGTTGTTTATTTTTCTAGAATTAGGTTGCGACACGGCGCACAGCCCGCGAAAGTGCTGCCGCTGCCACGACTTCGTTCATATTATTTTTGTCCCGAAATGTTTAAgtttccaccaaaaaaaaaaattgttcgcgtATTGTGAGTATAATTAACCAAGAAAATAgcctaaaaataaaatataaaatgttTATGCTGTTTCGACTGCTCGTGGAATCACGGCAAGGGAAAATTGTTTTTCAATCAGTGTATAGTGTAGTCGAAAGGCTGTTACCGTCTACCGATATCTCCACGTCGAGAAAATTAATTCTCGAGTCGGAAATACTGTGTGTGAACCTGATTGAGGGGTGCAGGGCATTAAACTTAGCTGTGAATTCCAACAGGCTTGCTTCATCATGTTCCCATACAAGAAATATGTCTTCCAGGAAACGCTTGtagaaaagagtttttttttttgctgtttctcaAGGTACGGAATTTATAGTGACGCCATGACGATTCCGGCGTAGTTTGGTGtcatttttgtgcccatcgcagtacagctcatctggaggtagtgctcaccatgaaactcaaaattgttcgaattcaggaccagttcGAGAAGGACGGAAAGAGTTCCATTGTCCAAATCTACCGAAGAATTTGAGTTTTCGAAGGCTGCCAGCGTTGCTGCTATGCCGTCGCGTGCGGAATGTTTGTATACAGAGAGCAAACATCCATAGTCGCTAGAAGGCCGCCTGTGGGGATGGTCAAGTTGGAAATCTCCCGAAGGAAATGACTTGTGTCCTAGATGTAAGAAGGAAAACTGGAAGGGATGTCCTTgatgagaaagttgataaaattagaTATGTTCTCCGTCACAGCCCCATTGCTGGACACAATCGGACGGCCAGGATGCTtggccgtatatatatatatatatatatatatatatatatatatatatatatatatatatatatattcacacgAAAGTaacagattggagagccgtcgctgtagctcagttggtacagcaccggacgccatattcggaggaggtcgtgagttcgagtCCCACCGATGGCcctaccacctttagcaggctgcgaggtcgttctAAACTGCGGCTTAGCCCGCgagcgcagcggggtttgcggagcttctcccaagcggacacccctaaagaaagccgggcgccaggccgagggccgcttgtacccatttttaccggtgggtgtccggcggtgggtttcgaaccaaccacctcccgcagccgagacgggcgcccaaccaactaggccacggctggatggatggatggatggatggatggatggatgaatggatggatggatggatggatggatggatggatggatggatggatggatggatggatggatggatggatggatggatacggctgaaccctttaaattgggcggttgctcaagccaccttgccatgacttatgaaattttactcttctctttattttagccaccaatcagataaccttcacttggttacttctacccgcttaaaatctcttttcccttcactgtccttaaaccccaatgccttggataaatgagCCCCGCTGAAGCGTTttaaagaaaagtatcaagtgttcagccgtttcctcctcctctccgcacgcaacgcacaacgtgtctatcttgaGGTGCCTGATTCtctgtcttagtccgcaaaactcccgtcctggcctaaaacaacaaagagcttccactACAATtaccatagatattttctttggcaatttcctgcttaaaaacccTTCATGTTTCCTGTGCTGATCTGGTAAGCAATCCCCTATTTTCCACAGAgatctctctgtttctttaacctttttcttaactgataattgctgattttcccccctactgctgtccatttatttgcttgtcaattttctagttcgctttctccctTTAGTATCAATGTTCCTTCTATACAAGCATCTGAAAtatttcctagcccactgcttttcccccatttttctcaatcgctcctcaaatgctatcttactgttagcttctctgctctcgaacgacgcccatcccatatcaccctgtatcccctgatttggtgtattgccatgtgctcccaaagctagcctcactacgccacgttgtttaaatACTAACCTTGCTTCAACATCTAGTCTCATGCACCGCGAGTGTGACGCAGAACGCCATCTAACAGacagggcggaaactgtgcgagaaccatcttatgctacctatgccatcaagactgccagaaccgagaccctcgataACCTACTAGCAGATAAGACAAGTCAAATGAGGGACTCTTGACCGCAGCGGtagcctagtggtctgagcatccgcctctcatgcgggaggtgcggggttcgatccccagtgcagccgggtacccaccggtggtacaatgggtacaagcttcccctgcctGCATGGTGCACAGCTTctttatggtgaaatgcttggaaaatgggtctcttaccacaccttgtgaaatgaaagtCGACCTTATGCCATGGCGGTCTATGGTCAAAGctgcccttacgccataaaaattcatcatcgtgAAAtgcggggctcgtttgacaaacatatgaaggaagccaacagtcatagaaaccaaggtgcacaggggaatgtttttttaatcaCTACTACCATCAagtagtttaaagaaaattacttataaagcagcagaaaaaaagacaaccatgccgccggtgggatccgaacccacaacctctgaacatcgcgtccgatgctctaccaactgagctacggtgacggctgtccaatctactactttcgtgggcatttatgtttttgcgtgtaagcgaaccttaaaagtgttcaccagcgccaccatcgtccacagcggtggacgtagcacgtcctgtaatagcgcgagtgtgacgtagaacgtcatctaacggcgagggtggaaactgtgcgagaaccctctgatgctacctatggcatcaagactgccagaaccgagaccctcgttaagttattaggagacaaggcaaatgaaatgaggggcttgtttgacaaacttatgaagcaagccaacagtcattAAACTAAGGTgtacaggggaatgtttctattttttttttaatgcgcggtgccaatgaattagtttaaagaaatttacttataaagcagcagaaaagcaaccatgccgtcggtgggacccgaactcacgacctcctccgaatatggcgtccggtgctctagcaactgagctacagcgacggctgtccaatctggtgCTTTcgtgtgaatatatatatatatatatatatatatatatatatatatatatatatatatatatatatatatatatatatatatatatatatatatatatatatatatacacacacagtgttgtgcgtttttatcgtgaacacttaaataaatttccccgcctcaaccgctggctcatttgccgtgaaactgcacacagagcttgcgtattatggtaacttttgtatcgtagcaagtttgtcAACGGTaattacttagttgagccgtgcatgatgcgaaaacgtaatcgtctacgtagagatcggcaaccaaaacccgcagacgacgctttttcgctgaaaggtggcagtggcgccatctgttttcggcagcggaaaccATCACAACGAGACCGTCGAgaagagcgttgcaaggagcgcgggccatttgaatatgccgttccggccatttcgtctgcttcaactgaagcgcttaaacaatttcggctaactgagcgggaaaaaatatcagaacagctgatttaacgaggctttatctttcaaagaatattgtttgcaacgctcgtaaCACAGCTGTAACAAAGCTGCGCGCATTCAGAAAACGTCACAACACTCTAAAATGCTCCTTataatgtgaatgttagtggttaTTGACCTTCCTTTGATGCCACAAGTCTGGTGTGGTCCCACAACATCTTTGATGACAGTTTGCAATCTCCTTGCTAGCACCTTCATATAGATTTTATAATCCACATTCGTTAACGTTATAGGTCTGAAAGACGAAACCAATTGCTGCTTCTCGCGATCATTACTCTTGGGAATTAGTACTATATGCGCTCGCCGGAAAGACGGTGGCAgctctttcttttcgtacgcctcCATTAAAACAGCGTGTAATTCCTCTGCCACTTCTTCTCGAAACCGCTTATAGAAAGCTGCGCTCAAACCGTCTGGACAAGGCGTCTTGCCCGGACTAAGATCATCTATGGCTTTTtcaatttcttggattgtaactGGAACTTCTAGAAAtgatttcctttcttcgttgagTTTTGGCATGAGCGACAAAAACGTGCTTTCAAAACCCTCTGCAAGTTTGTTTCTCCACCCAAATAATTCGCTGTAGTGTTCGACAAAGGCTCTTTTAATCATTTCCTTGTCTCGGGTGACTGCATTTTCGAGCCTTATCTCTTGGGTATCATTTTTCGCTGCGTAGCTCTTTTCATCCTCAAGTGCCTGCTTCGTTGGCATTTCACTAACCCAAAGCTTTTCTGCCCGTGCCCGTATAACTGCTCCCTTGTACTTATCATTGTCTAGCACTTCCAGCTGCCTACGAACATCTCTGATTTCTGTACTGCGCAGTCCCGGCTGCGCACATTCTTGACTGAGTAACAAATCCAGCTGGCATTGTAATTGCTTCTCagcctgttttcttttgtgttgtttcGCTGTACTGTGTTCGATTGCGCTCATCTTAACGTTTTCTTTGAAACACTCCCACGCGCAAACAAAACTATTAGCCCCACTTGTCAGTACTTCTCGTATACTATCTTGTGTCTTACTAACGAAGGTCTCGTCTTCGAGAAGTTTGTTATTCATCTTCCAAAGACGCCAGTTAAAGCGCGAATTCCTTTGTTTTGTACCTAATGTAAACGTAACGAGGCTATGGTCACTGAATGATACATGTTTCACCATGTAATGGGTACACAGTGGCACGAGGGCGACGGATATGTAAGCTCTATCAAGTCTAGCGTGAGAATCGCGCTGGAAATGAGTGTACTGCGGCAGACTAGAATTCGATAGCAGCAAACCTACATCTTCGAACTTTTGCTCTGTGATCAACGTGTTCAAGTAAAGAGCGCTGCGATCGCGCAAAGGGTGCCTCCTTGCCCTATCTTCAGGCATACAAACACAATTAAAGTCACCGAGTAAAACAAAATTTCGCTCTGCACTGACATGGGGCACAAGTTCCTCAAAGAAAACTCTCCGCTCTTGTTGCTTGTTCGGGGCATATATACAGATCACTCGCCATTTCAtctgagcaaagaaaaaatcgcaAACAATAAGACGACCACTTGCGTCTACTTTTACACACTCTACAACAATACCAATTGAGTTTCGCATCAAAAGCAATACACCCCCAGAAGTGCCGACGGCATGACTCACACAGATGTCATAGCGGGATCGAAAAGGTAACAACATGCGGTCAGTTTGCTCTTCAGATTCTACTTTTGTCTATTGTATAGCCGCAATGTCGATGCTATTTTCTAGTAGAAGGCAGTTTAATTGATACTGCCGCCGCTGTGCGGCTAGCCCTCTTACGTTAAGCGTTGCTATACGTAATGCTGCATCTTTTTTCCcctccattttttctttttaaagcaaaTTGTACCGCCTATTGTTGACTTTGTGAACAAGGAGGCTACGTGCAGCAACTTCGCTGAACTCACAATAGTCCATGGTTGCGCTGACTAGGAAACTTGAAAGGCGACGCTGCCTGTTGTCCGTCGATGCTGCCGCTGCACGCGAAGGCACCCAGGTGCACGCGGTCGACCTAACTACGGAGGCGGCTTGGCCGCCTGCCGCGGGTCGGGCGGAACGTTAGGCCTCGGCTTGAAAGACGGACGCCTCACTCCAGGAGCTTTCGCCGGGGGTTCTTCAGCGCCTTCTTCAGGAGTATGCGGTGCATCGGAATTCTTTTCTCGTGGTCGCTTTCCAGCCTGACTGCTGCTTGCAGCCAAGAAGACCACCATTTCCTCCTGCTGACTTTCAGCGTTCTCCGAAGCTTAGTTAGGACGGGCGGCGGCGTCTTCCAACACAGCAGCCTTCTCATCAGGCAAATCGTCTTGCGGGACACTGGGTGCAGGCTCAAGCCTCCCGCTCCCCTCTGCGACACTGGTTGAATGGGGTACCAGTGTCTCCAAAACGTTGCCTCCCTTTCCCGTCTTTCCCGTCGCTGCTTCTTCGGCGTCAAGCTCATCCATCATAAGCTCGGACGCTGCTTCGTTAGAAGAACGCCCGGTCACGCTGGCATACGTTCGCGCACACTCACTCTCCGCATGCCCGGACCGACGGCACGCACCACACCGCGGAATTTTGCACTCACGCCGAACATGGCCCTTGCCTCGGCAGCGCAAGCAGAGGGGGGCCCTGCCCGGTACCACAACCAGGGCCAATTCACCAGCGATGCTCACCTGATGCGGCAAATCGTCCAGCTTGACTCCCGCTTTCAGCGAAAGAGACCCCAGGCGCGTTGTCGACCCTTTATCGGTGATGCCTTGTACCCGCCAACGCTCAGCCTTGACCTCAGTTACTTTTCCGTACGGCACAAAGGCCGCTCGCAATTCTTCATCTGGAACTCCGGGCAGCAGCCAGTGAATCTTCATTCGAACATCTTGGTTTGCTGGGTCAATTATCAAACACCGACGTTCCTTCACTTGCATTTCACCAGCGGCGAGCATCTTCTTGACAGCGTGAGCACTGTCGAAAGCCACTGCCAAGACGTGACTCATccgatacgcccccaaggcggTTACGTCAGGGAGCAACTTGAGGTGAGCCAACGTGTCACGGAAATCTTCGACGCCATACGGTCGTGCACGGACGTCAGCGTGAAGGAAAACTGTATTAAAAACTATACGACCTGTAGGCAGACTTGGTAGGATGACCTCGTACTCGTTGTCAGTTTCAaaaaacctgtttccgcggccagacatggccgctgtagcCGCTCCTACGGAGCCCGTCATCACACGTCCGTACACTGCGGCGGCCGGAAGTGGAATCTCTGAGCGAGCGCGGCGGCCTGTATGAAAATTGCATCCGTGTCATTTGACATATGTAAAGGACGGTGAAGGTTTGTTACACGTTCGAAAGCCTGAGTTTGGCATGACCGTTTATGTCTCAAGCCATGCTGATTTTGAAAGAGCAGGTTATTTCTATTTAGATAAATCATGATGTGGGTTAGCAATATGTGTTCAAATAATTTGCAGAGAATGGACGTcacagatattggcctgtaatttctGGGATTTTTATTGATGTCTCATTTACGTGAAGGCATTATAGTCGCATTTCTCCACTGGTCT comes from the Amblyomma americanum isolate KBUSLIRL-KWMA chromosome 1, ASM5285725v1, whole genome shotgun sequence genome and includes:
- the LOC144120525 gene encoding uncharacterized protein LOC144120525; translation: MTGSVGAATAAMSGRGNRFFETDNEYEVILPSLPTGRIVFNTVFLHADVRARPYGVEDFRDTLAHLKLLPDVTALGAYRMSHVLAVAFDSAHAVKKMLAAGEMQVKERRCLIIDPANQDVRMKIHWLLPGVPDEELRAAFVPYGKVTEVKAERWRVQGITDKGSTTRLGSLSLKAGVKLDDLPHQVSIAGELALVVVPGRAPLCLRCRGKGHVRRECKIPRCGACRRSGHAESECARTYASVTGRSSNEAASELMMDELDAEEAATGKTGKGGNVLETLVPHSTSVAEGSGRLEPAPSVPQDDLPDEKAAVLEDAAARPN